From one Desmospora activa DSM 45169 genomic stretch:
- the guaB gene encoding IMP dehydrogenase, whose translation MWEHKFSKEGLTFDDVLLLPARSDTLPRDVDICTKLSDHIQLNTPLISAGMDTVTEAPMAIAMARQGGVGIIHKNMKIEEQAEEVDRVKRSESGVITNPFYLHPDHRVYDAEALMAKYRISGVPIVDEKEKLVGILTNRDLRFIHDYSTPISQVMTKENLVTAPVGTTLQDAEGILQRHKIEKLPLVDRDGILKGLITIKDIEKATLFPHAAKDQQGRLLAGAAVGVSHDTMERTAALVKAEVDILVVDTAHGHSKGVLDTVARLRAEYPDLVIIAGNVATGEGTRDLIQAGASVVKVGIGPGSICTTRVVAGIGVPQITAIYDCATVAREYGVPIIADGGIRFSGDIVKALAAGADAVMMGSLFAGTEESPGETEIYQGRQFKVYRGMGSIGAMRAGSKDRYFQENEQKLVPEGIEGRVPYKGPLADTVYQLMGGLRAGMGYCGTKNLEELKTEAHFIRITNASLRESHPHDIQITKEAPNYNL comes from the coding sequence ATGTGGGAACATAAATTTTCCAAAGAAGGCCTCACCTTTGATGATGTGTTGTTATTGCCCGCCCGGTCGGACACCCTTCCGCGTGATGTGGACATCTGCACAAAATTATCGGACCATATTCAATTAAATACTCCTTTGATCAGCGCAGGGATGGATACGGTAACGGAGGCACCGATGGCGATTGCGATGGCGCGCCAAGGTGGAGTCGGGATCATTCACAAAAATATGAAAATCGAAGAACAAGCGGAAGAAGTGGATCGGGTAAAACGCTCCGAGAGCGGAGTCATCACCAATCCTTTTTACCTTCACCCGGATCACCGCGTCTACGATGCTGAGGCGCTCATGGCTAAATATCGCATTTCTGGTGTGCCGATCGTGGATGAAAAGGAGAAGCTGGTGGGAATCCTGACCAATCGGGATTTACGTTTTATCCACGATTACTCCACCCCCATCTCGCAAGTGATGACCAAAGAAAATCTGGTGACCGCCCCGGTGGGAACCACCTTACAAGATGCGGAAGGCATTTTGCAGCGGCATAAGATTGAAAAGTTGCCTTTGGTTGATCGTGATGGCATCCTGAAGGGCTTAATCACCATTAAGGATATTGAGAAAGCAACACTGTTTCCCCATGCTGCCAAGGATCAGCAGGGACGTTTGCTGGCTGGGGCTGCTGTGGGAGTCTCCCATGATACGATGGAACGGACTGCCGCTCTTGTAAAAGCGGAAGTGGATATACTGGTGGTGGATACCGCTCACGGCCATTCCAAAGGCGTATTGGACACCGTTGCCCGCCTGCGGGCCGAGTATCCCGATCTGGTGATTATTGCCGGCAATGTGGCTACTGGGGAAGGAACACGTGACTTGATTCAAGCCGGAGCCAGCGTCGTCAAAGTGGGAATCGGACCCGGTTCCATCTGCACCACCCGTGTAGTGGCGGGAATCGGTGTACCGCAGATCACGGCCATCTACGACTGTGCCACAGTTGCACGGGAATACGGTGTGCCCATCATCGCCGATGGGGGGATCCGCTTCTCCGGAGACATCGTCAAAGCCCTGGCTGCCGGTGCCGATGCCGTTATGATGGGCAGCTTGTTTGCTGGAACAGAGGAATCCCCCGGTGAAACAGAAATTTATCAAGGGCGTCAGTTTAAGGTCTACCGTGGCATGGGTTCGATTGGAGCGATGCGTGCCGGTAGTAAAGATCGCTATTTTCAGGAGAACGAACAAAAATTGGTGCCGGAAGGCATCGAAGGGCGCGTTCCTTATAAAGGTCCCCTGGCGGATACCGTCTATCAGTTGATGGGCGGCCTGCGGGCTGGAATGGGATACTGCGGTACCAAAAACCTGGAAGAATTAAAAACAGAAGCTCACTTTATTCGTATCACCAATGCCTCACTACGGGAAAGTCATCCTCATGACATCCAGATCACCAAAGAGGCTCCTAACTATAATCTATAA
- a CDS encoding D-alanyl-D-alanine carboxypeptidase family protein, whose product MHWGQSKRQGEKALLLCLIISMFLGLWMPTTVVAEQDESLDSLQIQSRSYVLLEMESGRIIAGENEQKAYAPASLTKMMTEYVILQEIKESRLDWDETVTVSKNAASIGEAQVFLRKGEKRTVEELFYALSIQSANDAAVALAEHVAGSETAFVGMMNETAKEMGLEKTHFRNSTGLPMWLYVNPPKVGGDHVMSATDVAVLTRRLLHDYPEVQEIISQPRYFFRKGEAREMKLINTNRMLPGLSHYYEGVDGVKTGFTSRAGYCFAGSAQQDGVRLITVVMGSSSKSQRFKETAKLLDYGFEQIQLRNWIKEGDSIPGMNKVQVEDGVETEVALQAEVTLRYPVRKGEEDRYSWAVDLDDELTAPLKTGDVVGKATFLYDGKEVEGVKPISIVVAQDVEAAGWLRLFCRRMIGYFSVG is encoded by the coding sequence ATGCATTGGGGGCAAAGTAAGAGACAAGGGGAGAAGGCACTTCTTCTCTGTTTAATCATCAGTATGTTTTTGGGCCTGTGGATGCCGACGACGGTTGTAGCCGAGCAAGATGAGTCGTTGGATTCCCTTCAAATTCAATCCCGTTCCTATGTATTGCTGGAGATGGAAAGTGGACGCATCATAGCGGGAGAAAACGAGCAAAAAGCTTACGCTCCCGCCAGTTTAACCAAAATGATGACGGAATACGTGATTTTGCAGGAAATAAAGGAAAGCCGACTCGATTGGGATGAGACGGTTACCGTCAGTAAAAACGCCGCCTCAATCGGTGAGGCGCAGGTTTTTTTGCGCAAAGGGGAGAAGCGGACGGTAGAGGAGTTGTTTTATGCGTTGTCGATTCAATCGGCGAACGATGCCGCCGTTGCCCTGGCAGAACATGTCGCGGGAAGTGAAACCGCGTTTGTAGGTATGATGAACGAGACGGCAAAGGAAATGGGATTAGAAAAAACCCATTTTCGCAACAGTACGGGCTTGCCGATGTGGCTTTATGTCAACCCTCCCAAAGTGGGGGGCGATCATGTGATGTCGGCGACGGATGTAGCAGTATTGACGCGTCGATTGTTACATGATTATCCTGAAGTGCAGGAAATTATCTCCCAACCTCGTTACTTTTTCCGTAAAGGCGAGGCGCGAGAGATGAAGCTGATCAACACCAATCGGATGCTTCCCGGACTCTCCCATTATTATGAAGGTGTGGATGGGGTAAAGACAGGTTTTACTTCAAGAGCGGGCTACTGCTTTGCTGGAAGCGCTCAGCAGGATGGAGTGCGGTTGATCACAGTGGTGATGGGCAGTTCTTCGAAGAGTCAACGCTTTAAGGAAACGGCCAAACTGTTGGACTACGGGTTTGAGCAGATCCAATTACGTAACTGGATCAAAGAGGGGGATTCGATCCCCGGTATGAACAAAGTCCAGGTAGAGGACGGCGTAGAGACGGAAGTCGCTTTACAGGCTGAAGTCACTTTACGCTATCCGGTAAGGAAAGGCGAAGAGGATCGTTATTCTTGGGCGGTAGATCTCGACGATGAACTGACAGCCCCGCTTAAAACCGGCGATGTAGTGGGAAAAGCGACGTTTTTGTATGATGGGAAAGAAGTGGAGGGGGTCAAACCCATATCGATTGTGGTTGCGCAGGATGTGGAAGCGGCAGGATGGCTTCGTCTTTTTTGCCGCCGTATGATTGGATACTTTTCAGTGGGATAA
- the pdxS gene encoding pyridoxal 5'-phosphate synthase lyase subunit PdxS, with product MSVHINGNQTGTDRVKRGMAEMQKGGVIMDVVNAEQAKIAEEAGAVAVMALERVPADIRAAGGVARMADPTVVEEVMNAVSIPVMAKARIGHFVEARLLEAMGVDYIDESEVLTPADDLFHIDKASFTVPFVCGARDLGEALRRIGEGASMIRTKGEPGTGNIVEAVKHMRQMMGQIRQVQSMSRDELMAEAKKLGAPYDLLLDVHENGALPVVNFAAGGVATPADAALMMQLGSDGVFVGSGIFKSENPPKFAKAIVEATTHYEDYALIAELSKGLGTAMKGLEISTLQPADRMQDRGW from the coding sequence ATGTCTGTACACATCAATGGAAATCAAACAGGAACAGACCGCGTCAAACGTGGAATGGCTGAAATGCAAAAAGGCGGCGTCATCATGGATGTCGTCAACGCCGAACAGGCAAAAATTGCGGAAGAAGCGGGAGCCGTAGCGGTAATGGCCTTGGAACGCGTGCCGGCCGATATTCGTGCGGCCGGTGGTGTCGCCCGTATGGCGGATCCTACGGTCGTTGAAGAAGTGATGAACGCCGTCAGCATTCCGGTGATGGCCAAAGCGCGGATCGGTCATTTTGTGGAAGCGCGTTTGCTGGAAGCGATGGGGGTTGATTACATCGATGAAAGCGAAGTGCTGACACCGGCGGATGACCTTTTTCATATCGATAAAGCTAGTTTTACCGTGCCTTTTGTCTGTGGGGCTCGTGACTTAGGAGAAGCCTTGCGCCGCATCGGCGAAGGGGCATCCATGATTCGAACCAAGGGTGAGCCGGGTACGGGTAATATCGTGGAAGCCGTGAAGCATATGCGCCAGATGATGGGACAGATTCGACAGGTTCAATCCATGTCCAGGGATGAACTGATGGCAGAAGCCAAAAAATTGGGCGCTCCCTATGATCTGTTGCTTGATGTCCATGAAAACGGCGCCTTGCCAGTTGTCAATTTTGCCGCTGGCGGGGTGGCGACACCGGCGGATGCGGCATTGATGATGCAACTGGGCTCTGATGGAGTTTTTGTCGGCTCCGGTATCTTTAAGTCGGAAAACCCGCCGAAGTTTGCCAAAGCGATTGTGGAGGCGACGACCCATTATGAGGACTATGCCTTGATCGCAGAATTATCCAAAGGCCTCGGCACCGCGATGAAGGGGCTGGAGATTTCCACCTTGCAACCAGCTGATCGGATGCAGGATCGCGGTTGGTAA